One genomic region from Spirulina subsalsa PCC 9445 encodes:
- a CDS encoding AAA family ATPase, with product MINSVTLKNFKSYRSARLQLSELTVLIGANASGKSNLIEALRFLAKIAQGERLGFINSPNNPRPKQPFRGQVEDLFYQRSQPFSLKCELESATCPDSWGIFEIQVSLTPDGELYIEQESIRDLGSNVPLYEIISPPQGAGSDVYVAYNNFARGGKKPKIVCSSQMAIFTQLLSEIRFREENKESRQRIPKIAQKYVNTLNNIIFLQPEPSLMRNYSHKTDKVLTENGENLSGVIYNIFSKPYDLILANNLSPANFKDLILEFICSLPEQNIKDIQFIETPRGEVMLQLIETFGGQETAYDVTMLSDGTLRVLAIVAVLCSAPQKSLVVIEEIDNGIHPSRVNSLLEKIVFLAGQRNLKVLISTHNPALLDAIPDFAIPNTVFCYRSPTDGSSQLVTLQNIPDYPELIAQGTVGHLMTTGILERFVKEYPGAEEKRKKALDWFASLNS from the coding sequence ATGATTAACAGCGTTACCCTAAAAAACTTTAAAAGTTATCGTTCCGCCAGATTACAACTATCTGAATTAACCGTTTTAATTGGAGCCAATGCCTCTGGGAAAAGCAACCTGATTGAGGCTTTAAGATTTTTAGCCAAAATCGCCCAAGGGGAACGCCTAGGGTTCATCAATTCCCCCAACAATCCCCGCCCAAAACAACCCTTTCGGGGTCAGGTAGAGGATCTTTTTTATCAGCGTTCTCAACCTTTTAGTTTAAAATGTGAACTCGAATCAGCTACTTGTCCCGATTCATGGGGGATTTTTGAAATTCAGGTCAGTTTAACGCCTGACGGAGAACTATATATTGAACAAGAATCCATTAGAGATTTAGGTTCTAACGTACCATTATATGAAATAATTAGTCCCCCTCAAGGGGCGGGCAGTGATGTTTATGTTGCCTATAATAATTTTGCCCGAGGTGGAAAAAAACCGAAGATTGTTTGTAGTAGTCAAATGGCTATTTTTACCCAACTTTTGAGCGAGATTCGCTTTCGTGAAGAGAACAAAGAAAGTCGTCAAAGAATCCCAAAAATCGCGCAAAAATATGTCAACACATTAAACAATATCATTTTTTTGCAACCTGAACCCAGTTTAATGCGGAATTATAGTCATAAAACGGATAAAGTGTTAACAGAGAATGGAGAAAATTTATCTGGCGTTATTTATAATATTTTTAGCAAACCTTATGATCTTATTTTAGCTAATAATCTGTCTCCAGCTAATTTTAAAGACCTGATTTTAGAGTTCATTTGTAGCCTACCGGAACAGAATATTAAGGATATTCAGTTTATTGAAACCCCCAGGGGAGAAGTCATGTTACAACTAATAGAAACCTTTGGGGGACAAGAAACAGCCTATGATGTCACCATGTTATCGGATGGAACACTGCGAGTTTTAGCGATTGTTGCTGTTCTTTGTTCTGCACCTCAGAAAAGTCTAGTGGTGATCGAAGAAATCGACAATGGTATACATCCCAGTCGTGTCAACTCTCTGTTAGAGAAAATTGTTTTTCTGGCTGGGCAGCGCAATTTAAAAGTTTTAATCAGCACCCATAACCCCGCATTACTAGATGCCATTCCAGATTTTGCTATTCCTAATACTGTCTTTTGTTATCGCAGTCCTACAGATGGTTCAAGTCAATTAGTGACGTTACAAAATATTCCAGATTATCCTGAATTAATTGCCCAAGGAACTGTGGGGCATTTAATGACAACAGGGATATTAGAACGATTTGTTAAAGAATATCCCGGTGCTGAGGAAAAGCGGAAAAAAGCTCTGGATTGGTTCGCGAGTTTAAATAGTTAA
- a CDS encoding S-layer homology domain-containing protein, with product MTTLYVNPATGRDQGSGAQNAPFKTLTYGLTQAAKNTIIRLSPGTYDAQSGEKFPLIIPSGVMVIGQENQQGQGVILSGGGVYQSPTFQQQNITVLLQDQAQLRGVTVRNGREKGIGIWIESSAPTVAQNTVTQCPLAGIFITGNAKPVIRDNRLVEMPASGIFLRRNAKGEIRRNVCEKTAYGMTVSDDSAPLLADNQLRGNRVGIYLTHRVKPVLRRNLLEFNAMTGLVVREQAKPDLGHPQDPALNILRDNEQGDLSNETTQTLISVGNQLNPSRVQGRVDFVAAQVATGGMGPLAFRDLEQHWGADFIRVLAAKDWVRGFGDGTFRPEGKLTRAEFAALLAKCFDLPRQLGTRFTFPDVPESFWGAQAIGKAAAMGFLAGFGDGTFRPQANLTRIQALVALVNGLGLTGGALDGLLLYRDRAQIPSYGSQAVAIATQKRLVVNYPDLKALNPQREITRAEVAAFLHQALVVTGNTSALFSPYIVDADFYLSSFTDIEGHWAEAFIRRLAGLDWISGFPDGSFRPNAPISRAQYAALLVRVFNPQPMRPATQFLDLLPDYWGWGAIQQAYQGGFLSGFPDGTFHPEQHLRRVHLLVSLVSGLGLPGGDLSLLECYGDQGEIPSYAGSAIAAATEAGFVVNYPQVTHLNPKQEATRGEAVAMVYQALVYQGKVSPIDSEYVVRAC from the coding sequence ATGACTACACTTTACGTCAACCCGGCAACGGGTCGAGATCAAGGCTCCGGCGCTCAAAATGCCCCGTTTAAAACGCTCACCTATGGCCTGACTCAGGCTGCTAAAAATACCATTATTCGCCTATCTCCGGGGACTTATGATGCCCAAAGTGGGGAAAAATTCCCCCTGATTATTCCCTCGGGGGTGATGGTGATTGGGCAGGAAAATCAACAGGGACAAGGGGTGATCCTCTCTGGGGGCGGGGTTTATCAAAGTCCCACGTTCCAACAACAAAATATTACGGTTTTACTCCAAGACCAAGCCCAGTTACGGGGGGTGACGGTGCGCAATGGTCGGGAGAAGGGGATCGGGATTTGGATTGAGTCTAGCGCTCCGACGGTGGCTCAAAATACGGTGACTCAATGCCCTCTGGCGGGTATTTTTATCACGGGCAACGCTAAACCTGTGATTCGGGATAATCGCTTGGTGGAAATGCCTGCGAGTGGGATTTTCCTGCGACGGAATGCGAAAGGGGAAATCCGCCGCAATGTCTGCGAAAAAACGGCCTATGGGATGACGGTGAGTGATGATAGTGCGCCGTTGTTGGCGGATAACCAGTTACGGGGAAATCGGGTGGGGATTTATCTGACTCATCGGGTGAAACCTGTGTTACGGCGCAATTTACTGGAGTTTAACGCGATGACGGGGTTGGTGGTGCGGGAACAGGCTAAACCGGATCTCGGCCATCCCCAAGACCCGGCCTTAAATATTTTGCGGGACAATGAACAGGGGGATTTGAGTAATGAAACGACTCAGACGCTGATTTCTGTGGGCAATCAGTTGAATCCTAGTCGGGTACAAGGTCGGGTGGATTTTGTGGCAGCCCAGGTGGCGACGGGGGGAATGGGGCCTTTGGCGTTTCGGGATTTAGAACAACATTGGGGGGCGGATTTTATCCGGGTGTTGGCGGCTAAGGATTGGGTGCGGGGGTTTGGGGATGGGACGTTTCGACCGGAGGGGAAGTTAACGCGGGCGGAATTTGCGGCGCTGTTGGCGAAATGTTTTGATCTGCCGCGTCAGTTGGGGACAAGGTTCACGTTTCCTGATGTGCCGGAGAGTTTTTGGGGGGCCCAGGCGATTGGGAAGGCGGCGGCGATGGGCTTTTTGGCGGGGTTTGGGGATGGGACGTTTCGACCTCAAGCGAATTTAACTCGGATTCAGGCGCTGGTGGCACTGGTGAATGGTTTGGGGCTGACGGGTGGGGCGTTGGATGGGTTGCTGTTATATCGCGATCGCGCCCAAATCCCCAGTTATGGCAGCCAAGCGGTGGCGATTGCCACTCAAAAGCGGCTGGTGGTCAATTATCCCGACCTCAAGGCCTTAAATCCCCAACGGGAGATCACCCGGGCGGAAGTGGCGGCTTTTCTCCATCAAGCGCTGGTGGTGACGGGGAACACAAGCGCCCTCTTTTCTCCCTACATTGTGGATGCGGATTTCTACCTCTCTTCTTTTACGGATATTGAGGGACATTGGGCGGAGGCGTTTATTCGACGCTTGGCGGGTTTGGATTGGATTAGTGGCTTTCCTGATGGCAGTTTCCGCCCCAATGCTCCCATTAGTCGCGCTCAATATGCGGCTTTGTTGGTGCGGGTGTTTAATCCTCAACCCATGCGCCCTGCTACCCAGTTTCTTGACCTCTTGCCGGATTATTGGGGATGGGGGGCGATTCAACAGGCCTATCAAGGAGGCTTTTTATCTGGGTTTCCCGATGGGACGTTTCATCCTGAACAACATTTACGCCGGGTGCATCTCTTGGTATCTTTAGTGAGCGGTTTGGGGCTACCTGGTGGGGATTTAAGTCTGCTGGAATGCTACGGGGATCAAGGGGAGATTCCGAGTTATGCGGGAAGTGCGATCGCCGCCGCCACCGAGGCCGGTTTTGTGGTCAACTACCCCCAAGTGACTCACCTAAACCCCAAACAGGAAGCCACCCGAGGGGAAGCGGTGGCGATGGTCTATCAAGCGCTGGTTTATCAAGGCAAGGTGAGTCCTATTGATTCTGAATATGTGGTTAGGGCTTGCTGA
- a CDS encoding nucleotidyltransferase family protein, translating to MTQLLQAALNWDVLLALAQWHRVTPLFYWHIKQGGGWEKLGDEVRSHLSQQFQQNLQNNFLLTTILLKIMGQFQAQDIRAIPFKGVILAAQVYGNLGLRQVSDIDILVEKSEVAIAQKLLQEAGFFPAQVLTPPQQVLRLKSNYEDVWLHPESQTPLDLHWNLLPPFFPCRISVADLLSRSQPYTIGKSCLPSLDPVDLLLVLCVNGSKDGWLELQRLCDVFYCLQKYPHLDGGELLQRATSYDCLRMVLLGLSLTQLLFHQPLPVGIKEAIECDRMIPTLTQTIYQRFLTPTPPQLSLLERAYFPLQLQPGWLKKLMYCAKLVLPINERDLESIHLPPLLFPLYYPLRLLRLMAKHARDVKRNLFC from the coding sequence GTGACACAGTTGCTCCAAGCTGCTCTGAATTGGGATGTTCTCTTAGCGTTGGCACAATGGCATCGGGTGACACCGTTGTTTTATTGGCACATCAAGCAAGGGGGAGGATGGGAGAAATTGGGGGATGAGGTGCGATCGCATTTAAGCCAACAATTTCAGCAAAATTTGCAAAATAATTTCCTGTTGACCACCATTTTATTAAAGATCATGGGGCAGTTTCAGGCGCAGGATATCCGGGCGATTCCCTTTAAAGGGGTGATTTTAGCGGCACAAGTGTATGGGAATTTGGGACTGCGACAGGTGAGCGATATTGATATTTTGGTAGAAAAATCTGAGGTTGCGATCGCCCAGAAATTGCTCCAAGAGGCTGGATTCTTCCCCGCACAGGTTCTCACCCCTCCTCAACAAGTCTTACGCCTTAAATCGAATTATGAGGACGTTTGGCTGCATCCTGAGAGTCAAACCCCCCTCGATTTACACTGGAATTTATTGCCGCCGTTTTTCCCCTGTCGAATTTCCGTGGCCGACTTATTAAGTCGTAGTCAACCCTACACCATCGGAAAAAGCTGTCTACCTAGCTTAGATCCCGTAGATTTATTACTCGTGTTATGTGTCAATGGCTCTAAAGATGGTTGGTTAGAATTACAGCGTCTGTGTGATGTCTTCTACTGTCTGCAAAAGTATCCCCACTTGGACGGGGGGGAATTGCTCCAACGAGCCACAAGTTATGATTGTTTACGGATGGTGTTATTGGGGTTATCTCTCACTCAGTTATTGTTCCATCAGCCTCTACCTGTTGGGATCAAAGAGGCCATCGAGTGCGATCGCATGATTCCCACCCTCACTCAAACCATTTACCAGCGCTTTCTCACCCCCACTCCCCCCCAATTGAGTTTATTAGAACGCGCCTATTTCCCCCTCCAACTCCAACCGGGATGGCTCAAAAAACTCATGTATTGTGCCAAACTGGTTCTACCCATTAATGAGCGGGATTTAGAATCCATTCATTTACCCCCACTTCTCTTTCCCCTCTACTATCCCCTGCGTTTACTCCGCTTAATGGCTAAACACGCCCGGGATGTAAAGCGTAATCTCTTTTGTTGA
- a CDS encoding GuaB3 family IMP dehydrogenase-related protein, with amino-acid sequence MDIQIGRGKTARRAYGIDEIALVPGQRTLDPILADTRVTIGGIEREIPILASAMDGVVDVKMAALLTELGAMGVLNLEGIQTRYTDPNPILDRIASVGKEEFVGLMQELYAEPIKPELIQQRIQDIKAQGGIAAVSLTPAGAAQYGSVVAQAQADLLFIQATVVSTAHLSPDSVTPLDLIQFCQEMPMPVVLGNCVTYDVALNLMKAGAAAILVGIGPGAACTSRGVLGVGVPQATAVADCAAAREAFAQETGRYVPVIADGGIVTGGDVCKCIACGADAVMIGSPIARAAEAPGRGYHWGMATPSPVLPRGTRINVGTTGTLAQILTGPAKLDDGTHNLLGALKTSMGTLGAKDLKEMQQVEVVIAPSLLTEGKVYQKAQQLGMGK; translated from the coding sequence GTGGATATTCAAATTGGTCGAGGAAAAACGGCTCGACGTGCTTATGGTATTGATGAAATTGCCCTAGTACCGGGGCAACGCACCCTAGATCCGATTTTGGCGGATACTCGTGTCACCATTGGCGGAATTGAGCGAGAAATTCCAATTCTGGCCAGTGCGATGGATGGGGTGGTGGACGTGAAAATGGCAGCCCTCTTGACAGAGTTGGGAGCAATGGGAGTTTTGAACCTCGAAGGGATTCAAACTCGTTACACCGACCCCAACCCCATTCTAGACCGCATCGCTTCGGTGGGAAAAGAGGAGTTTGTGGGGTTAATGCAGGAACTGTATGCAGAACCGATTAAACCGGAACTGATTCAACAACGGATTCAGGACATTAAGGCACAAGGGGGTATTGCCGCCGTCAGTTTAACTCCGGCTGGGGCCGCTCAGTATGGCTCTGTGGTGGCTCAAGCTCAGGCCGATTTATTGTTTATTCAGGCGACGGTGGTTTCCACGGCGCACCTCTCCCCGGATTCCGTAACTCCCTTGGATTTAATCCAGTTTTGCCAAGAAATGCCCATGCCTGTGGTGTTGGGAAACTGTGTCACCTATGATGTAGCCCTTAACTTGATGAAGGCAGGGGCGGCCGCCATTTTAGTGGGCATTGGCCCGGGTGCCGCTTGTACCTCCCGAGGGGTGCTAGGGGTAGGAGTTCCCCAAGCAACGGCCGTGGCAGACTGTGCGGCGGCGCGGGAAGCTTTCGCCCAAGAAACGGGGCGCTATGTGCCTGTGATTGCCGATGGGGGCATTGTAACCGGGGGTGATGTTTGTAAATGTATCGCCTGTGGTGCCGATGCGGTGATGATTGGTTCTCCTATTGCTCGGGCGGCTGAGGCTCCGGGGCGGGGGTATCATTGGGGAATGGCAACGCCTAGCCCGGTTTTACCTCGGGGGACCCGGATTAACGTGGGGACTACGGGAACTTTAGCCCAAATCCTGACCGGGCCGGCCAAGTTGGATGATGGGACTCATAATTTACTGGGGGCGCTGAAAACCAGTATGGGAACCTTGGGGGCGAAGGATCTTAAGGAAATGCAGCAGGTGGAGGTGGTGATTGCGCCTTCTCTATTGACGGAAGGCAAAGTTTACCAAAAGGCTCAACAGTTAGGGATGGGTAAATAA
- a CDS encoding NYN domain-containing protein, translated as MRLTENRLSIFVDGNNMFYAQQKNGWFFDPRRVLEYFKNRNNVTLVNAFWYTGLKDPQDQRGFRDALISLGYTVRTKILKEYYDDVSGRYSQKANLDIEIVVDMFNTCEQYNRVVLFSGDGDFERAIELLRSKNTHITVVSTEGMIARELRNATDCYIDLNDIREDIEKMDY; from the coding sequence ATGCGTTTAACAGAAAATCGTCTGTCTATTTTTGTAGACGGGAATAATATGTTCTATGCTCAACAAAAGAATGGTTGGTTCTTTGACCCCAGACGAGTTTTAGAATATTTCAAAAACCGCAATAATGTGACATTAGTAAATGCGTTTTGGTACACCGGATTAAAAGATCCCCAAGATCAGCGAGGCTTTCGGGATGCCCTAATTAGCCTGGGCTATACCGTCCGCACCAAAATTTTAAAGGAATATTATGATGATGTCTCCGGTCGTTATTCTCAAAAAGCGAATTTAGATATAGAAATTGTGGTTGATATGTTTAACACCTGCGAACAGTATAATCGGGTTGTCTTATTTAGTGGAGATGGTGATTTTGAGCGAGCAATTGAGTTATTAAGATCGAAAAATACTCATATTACCGTCGTTTCTACCGAGGGAATGATTGCCCGAGAACTACGCAATGCAACGGATTGTTATATTGACTTAAATGATATTCGTGAGGATATCGAAAAAATGGATTATTAA
- a CDS encoding sulfurtransferase — protein sequence MNPVVSAEWLVNQLDNPQIAIADCRFQLANPQLGRNQYQESHILGAYYLDLNLDLSAPVGENGGRHPLPDAASFAAKMAAMGVEWGKTWVIAYDDSAMAFAARLWWLLRYFGHEQVAILDGGWSGWVNQSYPVTTDGPAAKTGEFIPQVQPHWVVDYQELLKRKDQPTVTLIDSREGDRYRGEREPIDPQAGHIPGAMNFPWRDVCTTDGYLRPLAEQEQRWQTIGTEQEIIVYCGSGVTACVNLLSLELAGIPNAKLYVGGWSDWCSYHLLP from the coding sequence AATCGCGATCGCGGATTGTCGATTCCAATTGGCAAACCCCCAATTGGGGCGGAATCAATATCAAGAAAGTCATATTCTTGGCGCTTATTATCTCGATCTAAATCTAGATTTATCAGCCCCAGTCGGGGAAAATGGGGGTCGTCATCCCCTGCCTGATGCCGCCTCCTTTGCCGCCAAAATGGCCGCGATGGGGGTCGAATGGGGGAAAACGTGGGTCATTGCCTATGACGATTCTGCAATGGCTTTTGCAGCCCGTCTGTGGTGGCTTTTACGCTACTTTGGTCATGAGCAAGTCGCCATTCTTGATGGGGGATGGTCGGGTTGGGTTAATCAGTCCTATCCTGTCACGACCGATGGTCCGGCCGCCAAAACCGGAGAGTTTATCCCCCAAGTTCAACCCCATTGGGTGGTGGACTATCAAGAGCTTCTCAAGCGCAAGGATCAGCCTACTGTCACCTTAATTGACTCACGAGAAGGCGATCGCTATCGAGGAGAACGGGAGCCCATTGACCCCCAAGCGGGTCACATTCCTGGTGCGATGAACTTCCCTTGGCGAGATGTTTGTACAACGGACGGCTATCTCCGTCCCCTCGCAGAACAAGAACAACGCTGGCAAACTATCGGGACTGAACAGGAGATCATCGTCTACTGTGGTTCTGGAGTTACCGCTTGTGTGAATCTCTTATCGTTAGAATTAGCGGGTATTCCCAACGCCAAACTTTATGTCGGTGGCTGGAGTGATTGGTGTTCTTATCACCTCTTGCCCTAA